Part of the Pomacea canaliculata isolate SZHN2017 linkage group LG11, ASM307304v1, whole genome shotgun sequence genome is shown below.
aaaacagagaaaatgttaCCCACCTGAGTGCATTGATTTTAATAAAGCCTCCTGCATCTCTTGGTTCGTAATCTCCTTGAACATTCATGCTGCATAAAGAGCATCACAATTATAACAATGttatattatataataaaattgttaatataTGTACATTTAATGACTAGCTTCCAGGCTTGCATGGGTTACCACCATCAGCTTAATTAGCTTAATGCATTCATAGCCCCAGCCCAATAAAAAGTAAGCCTTGCCAATAACAGTATTGTTTTTCCCTCAATAGTTTGAATGCTTATATACAGCTCTTAACGATCAAACTTCACTGAGAAAATCCCAGCAGTAGTTTAGCATTGTATAGCTGTCTGGGTGCATGATAATGACTACACATGCTGCAATCTAAAAGTTAGCCTCACCTGACTAGCTCTTCATTATACAGCGAGAATGGTGACTTGCGACCCATGATGTAGACCCCACCTTTGTAGAGTTTGATGCGAACAGTCCCAGTCACCCATTCCTGACTCTTGCTGATGCAAAAACGTGTAAATTCACATTCAGGGCTGAACCAGAAACCTGTCAAAAAGTGAAGAGAGGGGGGAAAATGTTTGATCTTCTCAGCTTGTTTCCATTAACtgtaatttatttctctctgaATAAGCTGTAGTCACTAGTGATTATCATATCAAGACCCACCTTTATACACCTGGTCTGAAAACTTGATATCCAGATCACGTTTGATTTTCCTTACTTCCTGAAAATACACAGAacagttaaaattaaaagatcTTTCAACGTTTCTGTGGAATGGAGAAACAGCTGTGCAAggtactatattttttttttaatcacattatACATCACACTTAATGCTCTTGATCAAAAAACTGATTATTGTTTACGCATCTTCAAAGTATAAAAGAATACTGTAAGTGTCAGTTCATCCATACATTTATATTCGTTGTCCAATATGAAAAGGCATCTGTAGCaatgtatttaatatttcaaGATAACTttctacatttgtttataaatgggTTTCATGGGGGTACTCCAATGTCAAGTCATAAGCAGACTAATATCTGGTATTTTCTATCATCAAACTATTAGCAGTGCATGCTGATGTGGAAAGGGAGTGAGGGAAAAGGAGTACCTCAACCCTCATGACAACAACCAGCTGAATATTATTCATTCAGCTCTTATACACAAAACCACCAACGTACAGACAGTTTAAATCTGATGTATTAACATACCCTATCCATAGTGAAGACTTCAATGTCAGTGTGTGCTTCAATGAGGATGGTGCCACCTGGTGTCTCATAGATTCCTCGAGACTTCATCCCAATAAAACGATTTTCCACTAGGTCAACACGTCCAATACCATGCTTCcccctttaaaaaagaaaaaaactatacaaAAAAAACGATTTaaggaaaacataaacatgcacgTTATTTATCTATAAACAGAAGCTGATTTCTAGTGCAGATTAAAAGTGTAAATGACATTAACTTACCCTACTGTattcaagtaaacaaacaagtccaatggttctgtcttttctgtACCATCATCAATGTTTTTAACACGCACTGGCACACCTGGGACAAGAAAAGTTCCTCAATTGTTTCACAGCTAGATCGTTATCATCAATTATTAAAAGGGACAAATAATCACATCTCTCAGTaacttaataaaaatataaagttgtCATGAAACGAGAAATGGTTTCAGATATTACCAGAAATATGTTACCCAACTTATTCATTCGTCGTACATTACcattcacttattttttaatcttcttttaGGTATCATGCAAAAGAGCAGATTTACATACCTTTCTCAAATTCGATTTCAATTATCTCAGGCTTATCAGGTGCATTCTCTGGGTCCTGTGTCATGTTGAACAGGCCGTCAGGTGCTGGGTTATAGGGGTTCTCAAGGACTCCACTCTCATAGCTATGCAGAtgccatgcacacacatatacaccccCAAAATGAAATATGGGGCATACATCTAGCTTCACTGATGTGGTGAACAATGGTCAGAGTTTTGATCAGTTGCATTGATAAGCGAAGGTGAAATATAAGAAGataatttatttgtgaaaacaaaactcagcataaaatttaatattttagttcttaatatattatttatgcttACTGCACCCacttaaaaatgtgtttcatgtGAAATCAGTATTTTATAATAAGCTTTCTTATTATATCACTATTCTAACTCCAAGACCTTACGTAACATCATACGACACTTACCTTATGTGCATCAGATTGGCATCCATGCTCCATGGTGCTTTGGGTGTCACAGGTAAGGGTATACCATGTAActgttcatgcatgcacacacacacacagaaaagtgAAATAGTTCAAGCAGCTCATTCAAAATGCATCCTTATTGCCCTATTACACATAACAGCAAGCTCAGCAGCatcaaaagacaatttttttcagaggtGATTTCACTCACAGTCATAAAGGTttaatttaagaagaaaatgtgcTTGACATCTATGCAGGCTACTTCTGGCTCTGGAGcacaaaagaaacagttaaCAAACTTTTTACTTGAGCACAGTACTTACACCTGATACAGCACATCTTACCTTGGCATATTCAAACAGCTCAGTTCGTCCTGGAAAACGCTTATAAAATTCAGGTTCTCGCCATGGTGAAATGACCTGAACATAGGATATCCAACTATACTTTGCATGCACGTCATTAACTTCATTGCTTAAGATATCTTTCCCTCCATTAGTCTGCTAAAAATCTCTTCCACATTTGAGATAtacaaagcatttaaatataaaacttgattatgataataataatgatgagaaaAGATCCTAGTTTTTGCTCTCTTCTTAATACAGCTATAACTCCAAAGGATACATAGTTAATTTCCAAACACAACAAAgcataaaataacaaacagttCAATGTTAACCCTCACATAAAGAGGTAGCTAGCCTTTTTCCCCAAAATTAAATGGATCCAATCTTACATTTTaaccaaaacacaaaatttgaaTGTTTTCGCTGCATTTATTAGTCATGCAGTCATGTTTTTCTCAAGATGACATTGTGAAATATTATTGAAAGTTTTGTCTTTAAGTGTTAAACTGTATGATACAAAATGGAAACAGAcaccttataaaaaaaaagcattctttattatttatctttatctttatcttttttttgtatggcataaaaacagctttaatcttgcatcaacattttttttaaatgttattagTGATTATAAAGAATCAGCAAAAGCAAGTTTTGAACCTTGATTCCTGGATGCAGTGCATAGGATGTGAGCTCAAAACGGATCTGGTCATTGCCTTTGCCTGTGGCTCCATGCGACACATATTGTGCTCCTTCATCTTTTGCAATTTGCACCATCGCCCTGTTGCATCCATGAAACTCAAGCTATCAGTAAGTCCATTCTGTTCAATATTAGACAACTGcatgtaaagaaaacataaatactcATATACTCCTCTGACTGATAGTGAAAGCTTATGTTATTATGATGATCCACCTAATATAAATTTGTTGATATAAAAAGAGCTCGCAGTTTTATTGAATTTCTAGTCCTGCCTGTGGTTGCCTTGGCAGGACCAGACATTTCCCACCCCTGCATTTAAACCATTCTGAGAAAGGAATTTTATTCGTAATAAAAAAATTGGAGAGAAGTTTGAACATATTTGTTTCACGTAAcaaatttgaaatgaaataCACGTGACTAGCACCAAAATCTCTCTCattaaatgtaacaaatgtaaCTCCTTCCTAATCTGTTCTTCTCCTCTCCACTGTAGAGTTGTACCAAAGtggaaataaaagtacaatttTTTAATAGAAACATGCACAGAGTAACAAACCGTGCAATGAGAGGCCTGGCAAGGGAGGTACCCAGAAGGTAGCGATCTTCATATTTGGCATTCGCTTGGATTGCTGGCCAAATGAACTCTTCTACAAATTCACGTCGAAGATCAGGTATCACTACCTGTCGACATAACCAGCTAAACTGATTATCCTGTATCAAAGACTGCATGCCTCCAATGAAAAGATATGCCAactaaaaagatttttcaagTAATATTTGTGTCGTCTACTTTGGACTGTACCAAACAGTGTGGCTGACAATAAGaaacttgttttgcttttggaaAGTTTAAGCTTCctttgtgattttgtgtgtgaaagacagcTATGGGTCCAGGATAGATTAGTGATTCCAGATTGGATATctaaatggaaaatgtttataCTAGCTTAATTAAGATAAAAGATTAGCTGGCTATTGTTAGTGCAAATGTTCTGATGATATCATAGCTGGAGATGCTACAATAGTATGAGAGAAGGACTGAGTGTGctgcaaaatagaaaaaaaaaatgttggaaaaggCTCAAACAATTCAGGTATTGTTGATTCAGCTATTAATAATACTTTGTTTACCCAGCCTGTCATATGCCATATGGCACCTGTTTGTGGAGTCAGGCTGCCATTACCAAATAATGCAAATCTGCATCTcatgttttatttgattattggTTCTCAGGTCAGGAAATAAAGTATATGAATTGAATAAGCAAAActcaaatttttaaaacctttaaaagGTCACAAACCAAAATCTGACTGAACAAGCACTTATATTCACTTGCATCATTTGGATTCTGCAtaatgaaaaaatgaacaagCAATCAGTTGTGTGTTGTTGCTGAAATATCTTTCCCTGATGTTTTTTCGTCAAGCTTCTTATGTGACCAAGTCTTCATTAGATTTCCCCACCATGACACACATGATGCTCAGTAATGCTATTGAGCAAGATTTGTTGACAATTGACTGGCGATTCAGACTGCAGAATTAGTTTCTTTCCCCACATTTGTAGTCTGAAGAGAATCTTGcaaataaaaactgattttatctTTCCTGGTCAGCAAGAGCAATGCCTCTTCTGAAAGCCATCAATACAGCTATCGACAGACTCAATGTTCTCATCAGTATTCTTCTAATAATCCATATCTGACAAGTGCCTAATCCTAGCTCTGGAGTCTCCATTGATTTTTGTTCCAGCACAAACACCCGGCAGCCCACATATTGCccagtggcataggaaccagAGGGGCAAacaccccctcaaaaaaaaattaaaaaaatgaggagacaagaatgtgaaagtcAGCATGGATTTTGCTACAAAACCCTCCAGCTCcccaaagctgagcatctttcAACACCATATGAATTTTAAGAATAGAACTTTAATCATGATCAAGTAAAATTTGGTCAGCATTGCACCATaagtcaaaaatatttcttaagagCTTAATGTCAAAAAGCACATGCATAGCAATGTAGCTTTATAACAAGATTATACATAACAATGGATAGCTGATAAtaaaacctatttttttttaagaacaaagaTTAAAATCATGATGCTCACTaagcactttaaaaataactgtagcAGGTTTGAGATATTATATCTCATGTTCCCTTTTCTTTGGCACCAGCTAATCTCactctaaacattttaaaaagcaaaagaagaataatattaagtacaaatatttgaacatgtattttttcaaaagttatgGTCAACAAAGACTATCTGTTCAAActaaaccatttaaatttttaagcaatgacaatgacacatGTCATTTGATGATACAGTAGTGCATCAGCATATATAAAATTCTCTTTGTCAGAAGTGCTGCTTATCAAATGTGTTTCATGGTCTGGTGGCATACAATAAAGTGCGTGTTCCAATACCATGAGGTTTGACTGTCATG
Proteins encoded:
- the LOC112574926 gene encoding argininosuccinate synthase-like; the encoded protein is MAEGMHGKGKVVLAYSGGLDTSTILVWFVEQGYEVVAYLANIGQEEDFEAVKAKALKFGACKVVIPDLRREFVEEFIWPAIQANAKYEDRYLLGTSLARPLIARAMVQIAKDEGAQYVSHGATGKGNDQIRFELTSYALHPGIKVISPWREPEFYKRFPGRTELFEYAKLHGIPLPVTPKAPWSMDANLMHISYESGVLENPYNPAPDGLFNMTQDPENAPDKPEIIEIEFEKGVPVRVKNIDDGTEKTEPLDLFVYLNTVGGKHGIGRVDLVENRFIGMKSRGIYETPGGTILIEAHTDIEVFTMDREVRKIKRDLDIKFSDQVYKGFWFSPECEFTRFCISKSQEWVTGTVRIKLYKGGVYIMGRKSPFSLYNEELVSMNVQGDYEPRDAGGFIKINALRLQEYARLRSNSN